The following are encoded in a window of Strigops habroptila isolate Jane chromosome 9, bStrHab1.2.pri, whole genome shotgun sequence genomic DNA:
- the LOC115612948 gene encoding AP-3 complex subunit sigma-2, protein MINAILVFNNHGKPRLVRFYQHLAEEVQQQIIRETFHLVLKRDDHICNFLECGSLFGGSDYKLIYRHYATLYFVFCVDSSESELGILDLIQVFVETLDKCFENVCELDLIFHMDKVHHILQEMVIGGMVLETNMNEIVAQVEAQSKLEKAEGGLSAAPSRAVSAVKNINLPEIPRNINIGDINIKVPNLSQFM, encoded by the exons ATGATCAACGCCATCCTGGTGTTCAACAACCACGGCAAGCCGCGGCTCGTCCGCTTCTACCAGCACCTg GCGGAGGAGGTGCAGCAGCAGATCATCCGCGAGACCTTCCACCTGGTGCTCAAGCGGGACGATCACATCTGCAACTTCCTGGAGTGCGGCAG CCTGTTCGGCGGCTCGGACTACAAGCTGATCTACCGGCACTACGCCACGCTCTACTTCGTGTTCTGCGTGGACTCCTCGGAGAGCGAGCTCGGCATCCTGGACCTCATCCAG GTCTTTGTGGAGACGCTGGACAAGTGCTTTGAGAACGTCTGTGAGCTGGACCTCATCTTCCACATGGACAAG GTTCACCACATCCTGCAGGAGATGGTGATTGGTGGCATGGTGCTGGAGACCAACATGAACGAGATCGTGGCGCAGGTGGAGGCCCAGAGCAagctggagaaggcagag GGAGGGCTCTCGGCCGCTCCTTCCCGCGCGGTCTCGGCTGTGAAGAACATCAACCTCCCGGAGATCCCGCGTAACATCAACATTGGAGACATCAACATCAAAGTGCCCAACCTGTCGCAGTTCATGTGA
- the ANPEP gene encoding aminopeptidase N, protein MAAGFFISKSVAIVAVVLGLGAVATIIALSVVYAQEKNKVTDLGTTDASTASTASTTSTTSTTSTTSTTATTVPTTVPTTTGVLNAWDKRRLPTTLMPEFYEVTLQPFLTPDANNMYIFKGNSSVVFVCVEATDLILIHSKDLNYTLQGNFHASLEAVDGSSVPSISSTWLQPTTQYLVVQLDSPLQQGQRYRLFSIFTGELADDLAGFYRSEYVDESGTNRVVATTQMEPTDARKAFPCFDEPAMKASFSVTVIHPSDHEAISNMPVDSTRQEQIDGNAWNITKFQTTPRMSTYLLAFIVSQFSHVCNTSENVLICIWGRPTAITEGQGEYALQVTGPILNFFERHYNTAYPLPKSDQVGLPDFSAGAMENWGLVTYRENSLLFDDAYSSIGNKERVVTVIAHELAHQWFGNLVTLRWWNDLWLNEGFASYVEYLGADSAEPSWNIKDLMVLDEMYAVMATDSLTTSHPLSFLEDEISTPEEISEIFDSIAYSKGASVLRMLSDFLTEDVFKEGLQSYLHTFAYGNTVYTDLWAHLEEAVERNNLRLPSNISDIMDRWTLQMGFPLVTVNTLDGSVTQNHFLLDRDSVVERPSVFNYTWIVPITWMTQDTMGDRQWLTSVSETKPEFKVSSSDWLLLNLNVSGYFRVNYNQENWDRLLDQLSNDHEAIPTINRAQIIDDAFNLARAYYVDVTLALNTTRFLSRETQYMPWQAALDNLAYFKLMFDRSEVFGVMTKYIQQQVTPLFNHYKTITSDWTTIPSGLMDQYNEINAISTACSYGITECQDLASEYFRQWQQDVSTNPIPPNLRSSIYCNIVATGGEAAWDFIWERFEEAPVVSEADKLRTALTCSPLPWILNRYLQYTLDSSKIRKQDATSTINSIASNVVGQPLAWDFLRANWRKIFTQYGSGFFSFSQLISSVTQRFSTEFELQQLEQFKADNEDIGFGSGTRALEQALERTRTNINWVNENQQKVLAWFQAETASR, encoded by the exons ATGGCGGCCGGCTTCTTCATCAGCAAAAGCGTGGCCATCGTGGCCGTGGTGCTGGGCCTGGGCGCCGTGGCCACCATCATCGCGCTCTCAGTGGTGTATGCCCAGGAGAAGAACAAGGTGACGGATCTTGGCACCACTGATGCCAGCACCGCCAGCACcgccagcaccaccagcaccaccagcaccaccagcaccaccagcaccactgcCACCACTGTCCCCACCACCGTCCCCACCACCACTGGCGTCCTCAATGCCTGGGACAAGAGGAGGCTGCCAACCACGCTGATGCCGGAGTTCTACGAGGTGACCCTGCAGCCCTTCCTGACACCCGATGCCAACAACATGTACATCTTCAAGGGCAACAGCAGCGTGGTCTTCGTCTGCGTGGAAGCCACCGACCTCATCCTCATCCACAGCAAAGATCTGAACTACACCCTGCAGGGCAACTTCCACGCCTCGCTGGAGGCGGTGGATGGCTCCAGTGTGCCCTCCATCTCCAGTACCTGGCTGCAGCCCACCACACAGTACCTGGTGGTGCAGCTGGACAGCCCGCTGCAGCAGGGCCAGCGCTACCGGCTCTTCAGCATCTTCACCGGGGAGCTGGCCGACGACCTGGCCGGCTTCTACCGCAGCGAATACGTGGATGAGTCGGGCACCAA CAGGGTGGTGGCCACCACACAGATGGAGCCGACTGACGCCCGCAAAGCTTTCCCCTGCTTCGACGAGCCGGCCATGAAAGCCAGCTTCTCGGTGACAGTGATCCACCCCTCCGACCATGAGGCCATCTCCAACATGCCCGTTGACA gcaCCCGGCAGGAGCAGATTGATGGGAATGCCTGGAACATCACCAAGTTCCAGACCACCCCCAGAATGTCCACCTACCTCCTGGCCTTCATTGTCAGCCAGTTCAGCCACGTGTGCAACACCTCGGAGAATGTGCTG ATCTGCATCTGGGGCCGCCCCACGGCCATCACCGAGGGCCAGGGCGAGTATGCGCTGCAGGTTACTGGCCCCATCCTCAACTTCTTCGAGAGGCACTACAACACTGCCTACCCACTGCCCAAGTCCG ACCAGGTCGGCCTCCCCGACTTCAGCGCGGGCGCAATGGAGAACTGGGGGCTGGTGACGTACCGGGAGAACTCGCTGCTCTTTGATGATGCCTACTCCTCTATCGGCAACAAGGAGCGGGTGGTGACTGTCATTGCCCACGAGCTGGCGCACCAG TGGTTCGGGAACCTGGTGACACTGCGGTGGTGGAATGACCTGTGGCTGAACGAGGGTTTCGCCTCCTACGTGGAGTATCTGGGTGCTGACTCAGCAGAACCCTCCTGGAATATC AAAGACCTGATGGTGCTGGACGAGATGTATGCTGTGATGGCGACAGATTCCCTGACCACGTCGCACCCGCTGTCCTTCCTCGAGGATGAGATCAGCACCCCCGAGGAGATCAGCGAGATCTTCGACTCCATTGCCTACAGCAAG GGAGCGTCGGTGCTGCGGATGCTCTCGGACTTCCTCACTGAGGACGTGTTCAAGGAGGGGCTGCAG TCCTACCTCCACACCTTCGCCTATGGGAACACTGTCTACACGGACCTCTGGGCCCATCTGGAAGAG GCTGTCGAGAGGAACAACCTCAGGCTGCCCAGCAACATCAGTGACATCATGGACCGCTGGACGCTGCAGATGGGCTTCCCCCTGGTGACCGTCAACACCCTGGATGGCTCTGTCACGCAGAACCACTTCCTGCTGGACCGCGACTCTGTGGTGGAGAGACCCTCTGTCTTCAA CTACACCTGGATCGTGCCCATCACCTGGATGACACAGGACACCATGGGGGACAGGCAGTGGCTGACCAGTGTCTCAG AAACCAAACCCGAGTTCAAGGTGAGCAGCTCCGACTGGCTCCTGCTGAACTTGAATGTCAGTGGGTACTTCCGCGTCAACTACAATCAGGAGAACTGGGACCGGCTCCTCGACCAGCTTTCCAACGACCACGAG GCCATTCCCACAATCAACCGTGCCCAGATCATCGATGATGCCTTTAACCTGGCCAG GGCGTACTATGTTGATGTGACtttggccttgaacaccacccGGTTCCTGAGCCGCGAGACCCAGTACATGCCCTGGCAGGCGGCACTTGACAACCTCGCCTACTTCAAGCTGATGTTCGACCGCAGTGAGGTCTTCGGGGTGATGACG AAATACATACAGCAGCAGGTGACGCCCCTCTTCAACCACTACAAGACCATCACCAGTGACTGGACCACCATCCCCAGTGGCCTGATGGACCA GTACAACGAGATCAATGCCATCAGCACAGCCTGCTCCTACGGCATCACCGAGTGCCAGGACCTGGCCAGCGAATACTTCCGACAGTGGCAGCAGGACGTCTCCACGAACCC GATCCCCCCGAACCTGCGCTCCTCCATCTACTGCAACATCGTGGCCACGGGTGGGGAGGCAGCCTGGGACTTCATCTGGGAGAGGTTTGAAGAGGCGCCGGTGGTGTCCGAGGCTGACAAGCTCCGCACGGCCCTCACCTGCAGCCCCCTTCCCTGGATCCTCAACCG GTACCTGCAGTACACCCTCGACTCCAGCAAGATCCGGAAGCAGGACGCTACCTCCACCATCAACAGCATCGCCAGCAACGTGGTGGGGCAGCCCCTGGCCTGGGACTTCCTCCGTGCCAACTGGAGGAAGATCTTCACCCA gTACGGAAGTggcttcttctccttctcccagctgaTTTCTTCGGTGACCCAGCGGTTTTCCACGGAGTTTGAGCTGCAGCAG CTGGAGCAGTTCAAGGCAGACAACGAGGACATTGGCTTCGGGTCAGGGACGCGGGCGCTGGAGCAGGCACTGGAGAGGACCCGCACCAACATCAACTGGGTCAATGAGAACCAGCAGAAGGTGCTGGCCTGGTTCCAGGCTGAGACTGCCTCCAGATAA
- the LOC115613022 gene encoding mesoderm posterior protein 1-like, with translation MARPPVPLLPRGFQLPAHGAPLRGPDDATPATPAAPHGTSRCPPRGRRPGPGAEPWRCGKGGPRQSASEREKLRMRRLAQALLRLRHYLPPALAPAGQSLTKIETLRLAARYIAHLSALLGLSEEALARRRGAAPRHCPLCPQGLGCCRSPDPRPRPPAPAPRDASPPGAAGWGSAPMAGTPPEVLGAAAMGTGTWGSPPYIPVTGVPPELHGSPGSISGSWSSPLCSLGAVTPLQPPQRHTAATGTGTASSCCLEPATPPQPPAVGLTDTGSPATPAPGSQMPAHLQLRIPPALDRILAPAPHTAAVLPGCPPARHWGGWS, from the exons ATGGCCAGACCCCCAGTCCCACTCCTGCCCCGCGGcttccagctcccagcacacGGTGCCCCGCTGCGGGGCCCCGATGATGCCACCCCCGCAACTCCCGCAGCGCCCCACGGCACGTCCCGCTGCCCCCCGCGGGGCCGGCGGCCGGGGCCCGGGGCCGAGCCGTGGCGGTGCGGGAAGGGGGGCCCGCGGCAGAGCGCCAGCGAGCGGGAGAAGCTGCGGATGCGGCGGCTGGCGCAGGCCCTGCTGCGGCTGCGGCACTACCTGCCGCCCGCGCTGGCGCCCGCCGGGCAGAGCCTCACCAAGATCGAGACCCTGCGCCTGGCCGCCCGCTACATCGCGCACCTCTCGGCGCTGCTGGGGCTCAGCGAGGAGGCGCTggcccggcggcggggggcggccccTCGGCACTGCCCGCTCTGCCCCCAGGGCCTGGGGTGCTGCCGGAGCCCGGACCCCCGCCCGCGCCCGCCCGCGCCGGCCCCGCGCGATGCTTCGCCCCCCGGCGCTGCGGGCTGGGGGTCAGCTCCCATGGCCGGGACCCCCCCCGAGGTGCTCGGGGCTGCCGCCATGGGGACGGGGACCTGGGGGTCGCCCCCCTACATCCCTGTGACGGGGGTGCCCCCGGAGCTGCACGGGAGCCCCGGCTCCATCTCAGGGTCCTGGTCGTCCCCGCTGTGTAGCCTCGGAGCAGTGAcgcccctgcagcccccccagaGACACACCGCGGCCACGGGCACCGGGAcagcttcctcctgctgcttggAACCTGCAACCCCACCTCAGCCTCCCGCGGTAGGACTGACGGACACAGGCTCCCCTGCGACTCCCGCGCCTGGCTCCCAGATGCCTGCGCACCTTCAG CTCCGCATCCCACCGGCTCTGGACAGAATCCTCGCCCCAGCGCCCCACACAGCCGCGGTCCTGCCCGGCTGCCCCCCAGCGCGGCACTGGGGGGGCTGGAGCTGA
- the LOC115613023 gene encoding mesoderm posterior protein 1-like yields MAAPGLPLPPTALLQQWGCRGPRDPEGYSSSSPAPSPDSCGPSSPAAARGPRHGPAAPRGPRGRKGARGAGSPRQSASEREKLRMRRLAQALLRLRHYLPPALAPAGQSLTKIETLRLAARYIAHLSALLGLSEEALARRRGAAPRHCPLCPQGLGCCRSPDPRPRPPAPAPRDASPPGAAGWGSAPMAGTPPEVLGAAAMGTGAWASSPPCGAAPGAPPEVLGVPDMGMGAWGSPPYIPSMGTPQELHGAVASNTCSWPSPLHRTGALLDLPGDPLLDAGLMLPEFVDAGTVTQDLSADLLSLLEALLPPQCQD; encoded by the exons ATGGCAGCCCCCGGCCTCCCGCTGCCCCCCACCGCCCTGCTGCAGCAATGGGGCTGCCGCGGTCCCCGGGACCCCGAGGGCTACAGCAGCAGCTCGCCCGCACCCTCGCCCGACTCCTGCGGCCCCTCATCGCCCGCCGCTGCCCGGGGACCCCGGCACGGCCCCGCTGCCCCGCGCGGCCCCAGGGGCAGGAAGGGCGCGCGGGGCGCGGGGAGCCCGCGGCAGAGCGCCAGCGAGCGGGAGAAGCTGCGGATGCGGCGGCTGGCGCAGGCCCTGCTGCGGCTGCGGCACTACCTGCCGCCCGCGCTGGCGCCCGCCGGGCAGAGCCTCACCAAGATCGAGACCCTGCGCCTGGCCGCCCGCTACATCGCGCACCTCTCGGCGCTGCTGGGGCTCAGCGAGGAGGCGCTggcccggcggcggggggcggccccTCGGCACTGCCCGCTCTGCCCCCAGGGCCTGGGGTGCTGCCGGAGCCCGGACCCCCGCCCGCGCCCGCCCGCGCCGGCCCCGCGCGATGCTTCGCCCCCCGGCGCTGCGGGCTGGGGGTCAGCTCCCATGGCCGGGACCCCCCCCGAGGTGCTCGGGGCTGCCGCCATGGGGACGGGGGCCTGGGCGTCATCACCTCCCTGTGGCGCTGCTCCAGGGGCCCCCCCGGAGGTGCTTGGGGTTCCcgacatggggatgggggccTGGGGGTCGCCCCCCTACATCCCTTCGATGGGGACCCCCCAGGAGCTGCACGGGGCCGTCGCCTCCAACACGTGCTCGTGGCCATCCCCCCTTCATCGGACAGGGGCCCTCCTGGACCTCCCCGGAGACCCCCTCCTGGACGCGGGTCTGATGCTGCCGGAGTTCGTGGATGCAGGGACTGTCACCCAG gacCTCTCTGCAGACCTGCTGTCCCTCTTGGAAGCTCTGCTCCCGCCGCAGTGCCAGGACTGA
- the LOC115612950 gene encoding putative gonadotropin-releasing hormone II receptor has product MGNTSAEPPSSVGSLQQGCAWSPPAEGAEEPLRVPTFSPAAQARVAITFALFALSAGCNLAVLRAAGARRGARRSHICLLLRHLAAADLLLTVAVMPLDAVWNITLQWRAGDLACRLLMYLRLLAMYASAFVTVVISLDRQAAILRPLAIARARSRNRIMLHIAWLLSAVLSVPQLFLFRTVTVTIHPLHNFTQCTTLGSFAQPWHETFYNMLGFTCLFLLPLLIMVCCYTRILLEISRRMGSSLFSSQDASLRCSRDNIPRARLRMLKMSLVIVSSFILCWTPYYLLGLWYWFCPRAMEKRVSPTLAHILFIFGLFNACLDPITYGLFTIPFRRGWGCPCGHRPKPQPPSLATSSFHCSASSPPQQRELPAGSGSCHSSSL; this is encoded by the exons ATGGGGAACACCAGCGCAGAGCCCCCCAGCAGTGTgggctccctgcagcagggctgtgcctggaGCCCCCCGGCCGAGGGGGCTGAGGAGCCGCTGCGGGTGCCCACGTTCTCGCCCGCCGCCCAGGCGCGCGTGGCCATCACCTTCGCCCTGTTTGCCCTCTCCGCCGGCTGCAACCTGGCGGTGCTGCGTGCGGCAGGGGCCCGGCGCGGCGCCCGGCGCTCCCacatctgcctgctgctgcGGCACCTCGCTGCGGCTGACCTGCTACTCACCGTGGCCGTGATGCCGCTGGACGCCGTCTGGAACATCACACTGCAGTGGCGGGCGGGCGACCTGGCCTGCCGCCTCCTCATGTACCTCCGGCTGCTGGCCATGTACGCCTCTGCCTTTGTCACCGTCGTCATCAGCCTGGACCGGCAGGCCGCCATCCTGCGCCCGCTGGCCATCGCCCGTGCCCGGAGCAGGAACCGCATCATGCTGCACATCGCCTGGCTCCTCAGCGCGGTGCTCTCAGTGCCACAG ctcttcctcttccgCACGGTCACAGTCACCATCCACCCCCTGCACAACTTCACGCAGTGCACCACGCTCGGCAGCTTTGCCCAGCCCTGGCACGAGACCTTCTACAACATGCTGGGCTTCACctgcctcttcctgctcccactgctcATCATGGTTTGCTGCTACACACGCATCCTCCTGGAGATCTCCCGGCGCATGGGCTCCAGCCTCT TCTCCTCCCAGGACGCATCACTGCGGTGCTCCAGGGACAACATCCCGCGGGCACGGCTGCGCATGCTGAAGATGAGCCTGGTCATCGTCTCCTCCTTCATCCTCTGCTGGACCCCCTACTATCTGCTGGGCCTGTGGTACTGGTTCTGCCCCCGGGCCATGGAGAAGAGGGTCTCGCCCACCCTTGCCCACATCCTCTTCATCTTCGGCCTCTTCAATGCGTGCCTGGACCCCATCACCTACGGGCTCTTCACCATCCCCTTCcggaggggctggggctgcccctgtGGGCACAGGCCCAAGCCCCAGCCGCCCTCCCTGGCCACCAGCTCCTTCCACTGCTCAGCCTCGTCCCCGCCGCAGCAGCGGGAGCTGCCCGCTGGCTCCGgctcctgccacagcagctccctgtga
- the TMED3 gene encoding transmembrane emp24 domain-containing protein 3, with translation MRAGMRALPVLMLVSVLGALRAGGTELTFELPDSDRQCFHQELERGLKFTLDYQVITGGHYDVDCYVEDPNGRTIYKETKKQYDSFPHRTEVQGVYTFCFSNEFSTFSHKTVYFDFQVGDEPPILPDMSNRVTALTQMESACVTIHEALNTVIDSQTHYRLREAQDRSRAEDLNGRVSYWSVGETLILFVVSIGQVLLLKSFFTEKRPSSGSTST, from the exons aTGCGGGCCGGGATGCGGGCGCTGCCGGTGCTGATGCTGGTGTCGGTCCTGGGCGCGCTGCGGGCCGGCGGCACCGAGCTGACGTTCGAGCTGCCCGACAGCGACCGGCAGTGCTTCCACCAGGAGCTGGAGCGCGGCCTCAAGTTCACGCTGGACTACCAG GTGATCACCGGGGGACACTACGACGTGGACTGCTACGTGGAGGACCCCAACGGCAGGACGATCTACAAGGAGACCAAGAAGCAGTATGACAGTTTCCCGCACCGTACCGAAGTCCAGGGCGTCTACACCTTCTGCTTCAGCAACGAGTTCTCCACCTTCTCCCACAAAACTGTCTACTTTGACTTCCAGGTGGGCGACGAGCCCCCGATCCTGCCTGACATGAGCAACCGTGTCACCGCACTGACACAG ATGGAGTCTGCCTGCGTCACCATCCACGAGGCGCTGAACACGGTGATCGACTCCCAGACCCATTACCGCCTGCGGGAAGCACAGGACCGGAGCAGAGCCGAGGACCTCAACGGCCGGGTCTCGTACTGGTCGGTCGGGGAAACCCTCATCCTCTTTGTGGTCAGCATTGGGCAAGTGCTGCTGCTCAAAAGCTTCTTCACCGAGAAGCGCCCCAGCAgcggcagcaccagcacctaG
- the ANKRD34C gene encoding ankyrin repeat domain-containing protein 34C, with product MDEVTELETGGNPLLKAVWLGRLRLTRLLLEGGAYINESNERGETALMVACITKHVDQQSISKPKMVKYLLDNRADPNIQDKSGKTALMHACIRGAGGDVVSLLLENGADPSLEDHSGASALVHAINANDKDVLQHLLNACKAKGKEVIIITMDKSASGTKTAKQYLNMPPSLEFKERGSPEACTAPSSTHPKAPISAPSPAEEESSIFPSHPGDNPCANEPPSPGQHTGAAHRARLPRLKRLRSEPWGLVAPSVLAASTHHDDTQVGADEEVITGIGDLSLSKKAPLVRGSSRSRDPSLFPPVDDPALRVPLRKAAFEKSPAALQRLPRRSTVPTEPEGPAAALRWRRFSAEHHDGEPQLCGVPSPAEGKGPGERRRLSGPHVASLDGSRDALDSITGTSPGPVQRRPPGLLERRGSGTLLLDHIAHSRPGYLPPLNVNPNPPIPDIGSSSKAPSPLAAGLKALVPFAPSSPRWGDLRAKRKLLRRHSMQAEQMRQLSDFEEIAAQ from the coding sequence ATGGATGAGGTGACGGAGCTGGAGACAGGGGGGAACCCCCTCCTGAAGGCAGTGTGGCTCGGGCGGCTCCGCCTCACCcggctgctgctggaaggggGGGCTTACATCAACGAGAGCAACGAGAGAGGGGAGACGGCCCTGATGGTGGCCTGCATCACCAAGCACGTTGACCAGCAAAGCATCAGCAAGCCCAAAATGGTGAAGTACCTGCTGGACAACAGAGCTGATCCCAACATCCAGGACAAGTCCGGGAAAACAGCCCTGATGCACGCCTGCATCCGTGGCGCTGGTGGGGACGTggtgtccctgctgctggagaacGGCGCAGACCCCAGCCTGGAGGATCACTCGGGAGCATCAGCGCTGGTCCACGCCATCAATGCCAATGACAAGGatgtgctgcagcacctcctgaaTGCCTGCAAAGCCAAAGGGAAGGAGGTGATCATCATCACCATGGACAAATCCGCCTCTGGCACCAAGACGGCCAAGCAGTACCTGAACATGCCACCCTCGCTGGAGTTCAAGGAGAGAGGCTCCCCTGAGGCATGCACAGCACCCTCCAGCACCCACCCAAAAGCTCCCATCTCAGCACCTTCccctgctgaggaggagagcagcatcTTCCCGTCGCACCCTGGGGACAACCCCTGTGCCAATGAGCCGCCCTCCCCGGGGCAGCACACGGGGGCAGCCCACAGAGCCCGGCTGCCTCGGCTCAAGCGGCTGCGCTCGGAGCCGTGGGGTCTGGTGGCACCCTCGGTGCTGGCGGCCTCCACACACCATGATGACACACAGGTGGGTGCGGACGAGGAGGTGATCACAGGCATTGGCGACCTCTCGCTCTCCAAAAAGGCTCCTCTTGTCCGTGGCAGCAGTAGGAGCAGGGACCCATCTCTCTTCCCACCGGTGGATGACCCGGCTCTGAGGGTGCCGCTGAGGAAGGCAGCCTTCGAGAAGAGCCCGGCCGCGTTGCAGCGCCTGCCCCGCAGGAGCACGGTGCCCACAGAGCCGGAGGGCCCAGCCGCGGCGCTGCGCTGGCGGCGGTTCAGCGCTGAGCACCACGACGGCGAGCCCCAGCTCTGCGGCGTCCCCAGCCCGGCCGAGGGGAAGGGGCCGGGGGAGCGCAGGAGGCTCAGCGGGCCCCACGTGGCCTCACTGGACGGCTCGCGGGACGCCCTGGACAGCATCACCGGCACCTCGCCCGGGCCCGTGCAGCGCCGGCCGCCCGGCTTGCTGGAGAGAAGAGGCTCCGGCACCCTGTTGCTGGACCACATCGCACACAGCAGGCCCGGATACCTGCCCCCCCTAAACGTGAACCCCAACCCCCCCATCCCCGACATCGGCTCCAGCAGCAAAGCCCCCTCCCCGCTGGCTGCTGGCCTGAAGGCTCTGGTGCCCTTCGCTCCCAGCTCGCCCAGGTGGGGAGACTTGCGAGCCAAAAGGAAGCTGCTCCGGAGGCACTCCATGCAGGCAGAGCAGATGCGGCAGCTCTCCGATTTCGAGGAAATAGCGGCCCAGTAG